The genomic stretch AATCACCTGTATAGCTGCATATAACTTCTATTCCTATCTTTTCTAAAAGTTTTTTTATAACCCTCGTCTCTCCTGCCACATTGTATTCACCAATTATGTTTACAGAAAATGGCTGTGTACTTTCTTTTTTGCAATACTCTGAAAGATAACTTATAATAGCCTTCTGAGCTATGTGGTGCCCGTCTGACTGCGAAAACCCTCCAAACCCAGGAACCTCAACAGGAATGATAGGTTTTTGTACTTTTTCTTTTACTTTCTCTACAACCCATTTTATTTCTTCACCAATCTGTGAAGACGTGCATGTTGAATATACGAATATCATACTGTGTTCAGGAAAGATTTTTGCTGCTTCTTCAATACACCTTTCAAGCTTTTCATGCGCACCAAAGATAACATCCTTTTCATTCATATCAGTTGAAAGTATTAAATAATTCTTCTTTCTTACATTCTGACCATAATATGCACAGTCAGCAGGTGCGTGCACAATGTGAGTTGAATTTCTTACAGGGGCAAGAACCCAGCGCGCCCCATAATAGGTGCAAGCGCGCTGGGACATCACACCTGGAATTGTTGGTCTTGAACACTGAGGTATTCCGCTCTGTACAATGTGCCCCTGTCTTTGCTCTAAAAAAGCTTTTATAGCCATCTTAATTCACCACTTTTCTTCTTGTTTACTGGTGAAGTTTGTCATGTGGATAAGAATAATCTAAGATTGTATTTACAATCAAATCCAAAAGCCAGATGCTTCCTTTGTACCCTGTTATTCCATATCTGAAATATCCAACCCTGTCGTATACAGGGAAGCCTATTCTCACAACAGGGCATTTTACTGATTTTGCAACTTCAACTGCTTTTGAGTTGCCAAGTATGACTTCAACCCCTGCCTCTTTTGCTAAGTATTCAAATTCATAAAGGTCGCTGTCTACAAGAATTTCACCTTCAATGTTATATTCATCAAAGATTTTCTTTATCTCATCGGCAAAGGTAGGAGAAGGCGTTGCTGTCTCCACCACCTTTACATCCATCCCAAGTTCACACAAAAACCTTGTAACAGCTATTACAATGTCAGGGTCACCAAACACAGCTGCCCTTCTCATCATTGTATACTGGCAAGTATCTGCCATAGCATCTAAAAGAAGACCTCTTTCAACTTTGACTTCTTCTGGAATTTCGATTTCGTAGATAGAAGCAACATTCTCAATAAATTTATCTGTATTTTCCACTCCAACCGGGAACGGACCAAGGATACTTTTTACACCAAACTCGCTTTCCAAATAACTTGCACCAGTGCCACCTGCATGAGGACAAAGAGCTAAGATGGCTTTCCCGTTTGCACAGTCTTCAAGCTCCTGCCATGGCGTGCCACCTTCTGGATAGAGCGGTTTTGGAGGCATCAGTGGTGAGTTTAAGGTTTTTGAAATATCAAATAAAACTGAGTATTCTACACCCATTAAATTTAGAAGATGTTTTACCTCTTCGATGTCACCGGGATTAATCATTCCTGGAATAATATATAGTTTTTGGTTTGGTTCTTTTGATTTTGCAAAGTACTTAATATACGAAATTGTTGCTGTGTCATAGCCTTTTACATGTGTTCCTGCATAGCTTGGTGTATGAATTGGCACAACAAATACGCTTTGTGCAACCTCATCACCCAGTTCTTCTCTCACCTTTTTATATGCCTCTTTTATAAAAGCTTCTATATCGTCTCCTATGGTTTCGCTTGAACATGTTGTGACAACACCTATCACCTTTGGCGCATATCTAAAAACAAGATTTCTTATTCCTTCTATAAGATTTCTTCTTCCACCAAACACAGCCGCATCTTCGTGGAAAGATGTCACTGCAATGTTCACAGGTTCTTTGAAGTGCCTGTTGAACTGGTATCGAACATAAGTGCAGCATCCTTGAGAACCTTGAACAAGGGGTACTGCCTTGTCAATACCAAGTGTTGCATACATTGCACCAATTGGTTGACACATCTTTGGAGGATTTATGGTAACATGTCTGTTTGCTTTCGAAATTAGCGGACTATCAAGTTTTGTTGCCATTGTGATGCCCACCTCCTGTCAACGAATTTCCAAACTGGAGCATAGAGTGACTTGTAAAGGTCTCTTGCAAAATTGACCAGACCTTCAAAAGCTACATATGGCCCATTTTCGTAAGAATGTGAGTTCAAAGATGGAACACCAATCTTGTGTGCAAGGTATTTCTCTTTCAATCCTGTGAGGAATATATCGGGTTTATACTTTTCTATAACCTCTTCAAGCTCAAGCTCGTTAGGATTATCGATCACCAAAACTCCATCGTCTGCTCTTGCGTTTATCTTTTCATAGTCATCCTCATGCCCAAATGTTGTAGCACATGCAACAACTTCTATCCCAAGGTCACGCATAAGCGGTATCCAGTGCCAGACTCTTGGTGCTCCAACGTAAATCATTGCACGCTTGCCGCGAAGCTTTTCTCTGAAAAACTCAAGCCTTGACATAATACTTTCGAGCTCTTCTTCAATCACTTCTTCCACCTTTTTATCAATTCCAAAAAACTTTCCTATCTCCCTAAGAGAATTAGTTGTTTCGGTAATTCCAAAAAGTGTTACCCTGATAAATGGCGTGCCGTACTTTTCTTTCATAAGCCTTGCAATGTATGTTGCTGACCTCTGGCAGTGGACAATGTTGAGCTTTGCATAGTGCATCTTGCACAGATTATCATAAGAAGCGTTTCCAGTAAATGCTGTTATAATCCTCAAGCCAATCTTTGTGAATAGCTTCTCAAGCACCCAGTAATCTCCATCAATGTTGTACTCGCCTATGATATTAACATCATACGGTGTTGGGTCTTCAAGTTCTTTTGTCCCAACAATCTTTTCAAAGATTGTGTGATTTGCGATATGATGACCTTTAGACTGAGAAACACCGCAAAAACCCGGTGAATTGAATGCAATGACTGGTTTTCCTATTGCTTTTGAAGCTTTTTTGGCAACAGCTTCTAAATCATCACCAATTAGGGCAGTTGGACATGTTGCATATATAAATACCGCTTTGGCTTCAGGAAACTGCTGGTTTGCTTCAATTATTGCATTGTAAAGTTTCTTTTCCCCACCGAAAACTATGTCTTTTTCTTGCATGTCAGTTGAAAAGCAATACTTTCTATGAAATTCACTATCGGACAGGTGTCTTCGTGATGACCACGTATAATATGCACAGCCAATTGGCCCATGGACTATCTGAATTACATCTTTAACAGGTCCTCCAACAACACCTCTTGCTCCTGCAAATGCACAACCACGCTCTGTCATGTCACCCGGGATGGTTCTTACATTGCACACAGGTACAACAGGATTGTTCCTGTCAGTTATATATGTGTGTTTTCCTCTTTCTTCAATGCACCTGTCACAGTCCAAAGTCACAAATGGCATGACTGTCAACCTCCTTTTATTTAAAGATTAGGATTTTTTATATCAGGGCCTCATAGCCCTTTTCTCTTGTCCTGATTCTTATACTATCTTCAACAGGAAGAACAAATATCTTTCCATCGCCAATTTGACCTGTGCGATTTACAGCCGTAATGATATTGACAACCCTCTCAACATCTCTATCATCTACAATGATTGTAACCATTCTTTTGGGAATAAACTCCATAGCGGTGGATGAAAGAACCATCTCTGTAGCTTTGTCAACCTCCACTGCTTTTACCTCACCAACCAGCCCTCGCTGTTTGCCACGCCCCATGACTTTTTGGAATGTTGCAGCGGGATACCCCGCTGCAGCCAGCACATCTTTTGTCACACCCACTTTGTTCATTCGGATAATAGCTACAATCTCTTTCATTTTTAAAAAATACCTCCTTCTTACTACAGACCTTTTTCTCCCGTTCTGATGGTATAAGCCTCTTCAACAGGGCTTATAAATATCTTACCGTCACCGAAATTGCCGGTATACGCATTTTGCAAGATTATATCAACTACTTTTTGGCAGTCATTATCTTCTACTACCATCATGATCATTGTCTTTGGAAGTTCGTCATAGACGATGTTCCCTGTTTTGATGCCTTTTTGTTTTCCACGTCCAAATACATCAATCTTTGTCATTGAAACAAAACCGTTTGAGTCAAGTGCCCTCACAACCTTTTCTTGCATCTCTGGTCTAATTATTGCTCGTATCATCTTCATAACTATTCAAAACCTCCTTTTTTCTAATCTGCCAGTCCATACTCTTCAATGAGCTTTTCAAGTTCATCCATTGGCATGGGTTTTGGAATGACGAACATGTCATTTTCAATTATCCTTTTTGCCAAGTCCAAATATTCTTTTGCTTGATTGCTCCCTGGGTCATATTCAATAACAGTTTTTCTGTTAATCTCAGCTTTTTGGACAATATTATCACGTGGGATAAACTTTATAAGCTGTGTTCCAAGACGTTTACAGAATGCTTCCAAAAGTTCTTTTTCATTTTCAACCCTACGCGAATTGCAAATTATACCACCAAGTCTAACACCGCTTGTTTCAGCGAACTTGAGTATTCCTCTGCAGATGTTGTTCGCAGCATAAAGTGCCATCATCTCACCAGATGCAACAATGTATATCTCGTTTGCCTTGCCTTCTCTGATTGGCATTGCAAAACCGCCACACACAACATCACCAAGAACATCGTAGAACACAAAGTCAAGGTCATCAGTAAATGCACCAAGCTCTTCTAAAAGATTGATGGCAGTAATCACACCACGCCCGGCACAACCAACACCCGGCTCTGGTCCACCAGACTCTACACACCTCACACCACCAAAACCTGTGAACATCACTTTGTCAAGCTTGACATTGCTTTCACCCACCTCTCGCACAGTGTCCATAACCGTCACCTGAGACTTGACACCTAAAATAAGTCGTGTTGAGTCAGCTTTTGGGTCACATCCAACAATCATTACCTTTTTGCCAAGAGTTGCCAGAGCTGCAACTGTGTTTTGAGTTGTTGTAGATTTTCCAATACCACCTTTTCCATAAATAGCAATCTGTCTCATAATCTAATTGCCTCCTTTCAGCAAGATTAAAATTGTTGAATTATGTGTTTTGATATGGTAAACTTAAAAATAGGACAATAAATCAATTTTTTTGCGAGGCAGGGGGAGATAAGTTGTGCAAATCTACTAAGTATCTTCAAGGTAGAGGAAGCACTTTTAATTCTTCTCCCCCTGTATTTTCAAGAAGAATGAGCTAAAATCTATGAAAAAGGGCAACAGCAGACATCTAAAGCCTTGTCATAACGATAACACATGGCAATGGCAGGCACAAAACACACTATTCACTTTTTTAAAAAGAGGGGCGCAAGAGGCAAGGCAGAAGCTTTTTATTAAATGTGGGGGTGTTTTGGATGCCTGCTGTTGCCAAATTATAAACTCAAGGGATGAGGGAAGGTTTAAATTGCAGTTTCGCCCTGTTCGCCAGTTCTTATTCTCACTGCATTTTCTACGTTATAAATGAATATCTTGCCGTCGCCTATCTTTCCAGAGCGTGCTACTTTAACAATGGTATCAACAATTCTATCCACTTCTGAGTCCTTTACAATAAGCTCTATCTTGACCTTTGGCAAAAGATTTATATTAATCTCAACACCCCTGTAGTATTCAGTTCTTCCTTTTTGAAGACCACAGCCCATAACCTGTGACACTGTCATGCCTTTAATCCCAAGTTGATTTAAAGCATCCTTTACCTCTTCAAGCTTTTCAGGTCTAATAATACACTCAATCTTTTTCATTAACTTTCACCCTTTTCAAATAAAATTTATCTTAAACCCCAAAACTTACTTTACTGCCTGAGACTTTATTACAAAGTCACCATATGCTGTTGCACCATGTTCTGTAACGTCCAGACCTTCTATCTCTTCCTCTTCAGAGACTCTCAAACCAACTGTGAGTTTGATTATTGCAAATAGAATAAAGGTTGTTACGGTAGTCCATATAAATGTTGAAGCAACTCCGGCAAGCTGGACTAAAAATTGCTTTATCCCTCCACCATAGAATAGTCCTCCTTCTGTTGCAAAAAGTCCAACCATCAATGTCCCAAAAGAACCACATACTCCATGTACTGATATTGCACCGACAGGATCATCGATCTTTAGTTTTTTATCAATGAATTCAACAGATACAACAACCAATATTCCGGCAAGCCCGCCTATTATTGCCGCACCCCATGGGTTGACAGACGCACAGCCTGCTGTAATTGCAACAAGACCAGCCAAAGCACCGTTTAGTGTCATACTAACGTCTGGTTTTTTGTACTTTAGCCATGTGTATATCATTGCTAAGTTTGCACCCATCGCAGCTGCCAAGTTGGTATTGACAGCAATATCGCCAATCTTTTCATTCATACCCGAAAGTGTTGAACCTGGGTTGAAGCCAAACCAACCAAACCACAATATAAACGTTCCAAGTGCTGCCAAGGTTATACTATGGCCAGGTATTGCATTTATTTTACCATCTTTTGTATATTTGCCAATTCTTGGTCCAAGCATTGCTGCACCAATTAGTGCTGCCCAGCCACCTACTGAGTGAACAACAGTAGAACCTGCAAAGTCGATAAATCCAAGTTTGCTCAGCCAACCGCCACCCCATGCCCAGTGACCTACAACAGGATAGATGATAAACGAAATTACAGCACTGTAAATGCAATACGCAATAAACTTTGTTCTTTCAGCCATAGCACCTGAGACAATTGTTGCAGCTGTTGCAGCAAACACTGTTTGAAACATCAAAAATGATGTAAGCGGAATAGATAGGCCCAAGTGTTTAAATGAATCATTCAGGAAAAATCCAGACGTACCGATAAACCCACCTGCGTCTTTCCCAAACATGAATGCAAATCCAAAGAGCCAGAATATCACAGAGCCTATTGCAAAGTCCATTAGGTTTTTCATAACAATATTGCTCGCATTTTTTGCTCTGGTAAAGCCTGCTTCGACCATTGCAAATCCTGCTTGCATAAAGAAGACCAAAAACGCTGTAATAAGCACCCACACATTATCAATTGCTGTTGCAACCTTTTCAGGTGTAATCTGGTCAGCTTTTGCTATTGATGTAACAAGCAGCAAAGTTGCAATTGTTCCTACCGTGATTAAAAAGGCCTTGTAGTTTTTAATGAGTCTATTCATCTTTAAAAACCCTCCTTAAACCTAACTTTTTACTGATACAACTTTGTTCACTTGCCCTGCGCCCCCTTTTCAAAGTAAAGATTCTCTGGTATAATGAAAAAGCACGCAATTTTTAAAGGCTCTATAATAAATATTGGGGTGGTAAGAAAAGAAAAAATATAGCACTTATTCTGAATGCCTGCTATAATTAAAATTGTTTTTAGAGATAAAAAAACACACAAAAGAAAGGAGGCATCCAGAATAAGTGCTCAATCATAATTATATCACAGAACTTTTGAAATCAAAAGATATCATTCTCCACCAAGTAGTAGAAAGCGAAAAGGAGGTAGAACTGCACATAAGTCAGACGCAAAAACCTCACAAGTGTCCTAAGTGTGGTAGTATCACAAGCAAGATACATGATTATCGTGTCCAAAGAGTAAAGGACGTACCAATAATGGGTAAGAGAACATATTTAGTTTTAAGAAAGCGAAGATATGTTTGCAAAGAATGTGGAAAGAAATTTTTTGAACACATAAATTTTTTAGGCAAGCGACAAAGAATGACAAATAGATTAGCAGCATACATTATAAGTCAGCTCAGTAGCTTAAGCAGTATGAAAGAAGTGGCAAGACAGACAAATGTATCAGTTACAACAGTTATGAGGTTATTTGATAAGGTAAGTCCTACCAAGAAAATAGAGGATTTTTCTTCTGAGGCGATATGCATAGATGAATTCAAAGGAAATGCAGGTGGAGCTAAATATCAGTGTATAATTGTGGACCCTGTGAAAAAGCAGATAGTAGAAATTTTAAAAGACAGAAGACAAGATGTTTTGATTGAATATTTTAAGAGATTGAAGGATAGGGATAAAGTAAAATATTTTGTATGTGACATGTGGAGACAATTTGTGGAGACAGCAAAGATATATTTTAAAAACGCGAAAATAGTAATAGACAAATTTCATTTTACAAGATATGTGTATTGGGCGTTAGAAAATGTAAGGAAGAGAGTACAAAAGGAATTAGAAGATAATTTAAGGAAGTATTTCAAGAGAAGCAGGAAACTACTGTTAAAGTCTTATGAAGAACTTACAGCAGAGCAGAGAGAAGAGTTAGAAGTGATGTTTTGGTACAGTAGAGATTTAAGGAAAGCGCATAGACTCAAGGAAGAATTTAGAAAAGTTTTGGAAAGCAGTAATTCAGCACAAGCAAAAGTTGAATTAAAAAAATGGATAGAGGCAGCAGAGAGAAGTGGCCTTTCTGAATTTTGCAGATGTATAAAGGTTTTTAGGAACTGGTTTTCAGAGATAGTAAATTCATTTGATGTTCCATATACAAATAGTGTAACAGAAGGTTTTAACAATAAGATAAAAGTTTTAAAGAGAAATGCATTTGGATATAGAAATTTTGAGAGATTTAGAAAGAGGATTTTATACAGTTGTGGTAGTTAGGAGTTAGAAAGAGAATATTTAAAACCCGCAAAAGTCGCGGGGAAAGGCAATATTAGGTTTTTAAAATTATTTACCTGTAATAGGCATATATTACAATTAATGCTTGGTTGATAAAACTGAAAAAGGTGGGCATTCAGAGTACCCACCCCAACTCTTGACAAAGAGCCTTTTTAAAAAGAGAAGATTCAAAAATCAAAAGTGTGTGTGAAGACGGATAAAATTGGGTAATTAAAAAAGGCAAAGGCAACCTTTTGAAAGGCGCCTTTGCCTTTCTTTCTTTATTCTCTTTGTTTACTCTCATTATATTCTTCATTTTGCAATTTGTCAATACCAAAATTGCATTTTATTTTATATAAAGTTTTTAAGGTAATTTATAATTGTTTTAGATATAGTATATAAAAAGTAATATATATTTGTATAATTTGTGTTTCGTTAAACAAATATTACAATACTCTATTTGTTAATTATTGCCTGATAATAAATTTGCAAGATATAATCTCACATAAACTTTTTAGATTCAAATTAAATCAAAGTTAAATTTGAGCTAATTAAATTATTTTTTATGGTTATATGTTATAATGGTAAATAAAGAGGAAAATAAAAAAGGAGTCAGCTATGATGGATATGGAAGTATTAGACTCAGTAGGATATGAAATATGTAGAAATATCGCTAAAAGCAATTTGTCAAAAAAATTCTATCTTGCAGGAGGTACTGCATTGGCATTGCAACTTCGCCATAGAAAGTCATATGATTTAGATTTTTTTCAAAAAGAAGTTAGCGAAAAAATAGAATTTGAATATATTTACAATGTCTTAACTCAGTTTTTCTCTAAAAGAGATGTAAATATCGTTGTAAAGCAAGTTGACCAAATGACTTCTACTATATGTGGAGTAAAGGTAAGTTTCATTGCATATCCTTTCCCTTTGATTGAGCCATTAGTCCAAGGTGATAAAATAGACATTCGTTTAAAAGGAATCAATTTAGCATCTCCTAAGGAAATAGCTTTGATGAAAGCGTATACCATCGGTAGAAGACCAACATTCAGAGATTATATTGATTTGTATTTTCTACTTAAAAAAGGTATTGTAACTTTAGAATATATCTTAGAAAAAGCACCTCAGAAATTTGTAATAGAAGGTGAATCAGTTTTTTCAAAGAAATTGTTCTTAGAACAACTTATGTATACAGAAGATATAATTGATAAAGAAACAGCATTAATCTCTGTAATAGGTGAAGCACCAAAAGTAGGTGAAATAGAAAGGTTTTTAACTCAGCAAGCTAAAATATCAATTGAAAAGTATATAAAGAAAAGAGGTATGCTACCATGAAACTTCCAGAGGATTTTAAAATCTTATTCAAAAATTATAACTTTGAAATGTTAGATACAGAAAAACACAAAGAATTAATAATAAAGACAGTATTAGCATACGGCAATTGGGAACACATTGAAAAACTTTTTACTTTTTATAGCTTCAACGAAATAAAAGATGTATTCTTAAAAGACTTTTATGGAGTTACAGAACTTCCTATACCTACAATTTATCTTTGGGGAAGTATATTTCTTGATGAAAAAGAGTATTGGGAATACAGAAATATAAGAAGTAAGATGAATTTGGTAGAAAAATGGAAACAGACAAGAAAGATACAAAAATAAAGAGCCAGCCCAACTTTTTAGGACTGGCTCTTTTCAAATGCTTGAGAAAAACTATTTTACCCTACTTTCATGCATCTTGAAAAGTTCTGGCATGACTTCTCGAACAACCATTTCAAGCTCATCGTCGCCAATAACAGTTGTTCTTCCATTTTCGTACTCCCTGTCAACCCACTCTTTGATTTTAGCAACTCTCGGGTCGCGCTTGTCAATCTTTTTGTCACCTTCAAGTCTGAAATATGTGTTAATCCATGCAGCGATACCTGCAAGCCCAGAGTGTGCATCAACTGCAATGACAATTGGACGGTTTAAAATCTTTTTTGTATCAAATATGTTGTAGATTTCCTCATCCTTCAAAATACCATCAGCATGAATTCCTGCTCTTGTTGCATTAAATGCTCTGCCAACAAACGGCGTTCTTGGTGGAATCTCGTAGTCAAGCTCTTTTTCAAAGTAATCTGCAATCTCAGTGATTACCTCAAGTCTCATATTCTTTGTTGTGCCTCTAAGCTGGGCATATTCAATTACCATAGCCTCCAAAGGAGTATTACCAGTTCTCTCACCTATACCCAAGAGCGAACAATTAACTGCAGATGCACCGTAAAGCCATGCAGTACCAGAGTTAACAACAGCTTTGTAAAAATCGTTGTGACCATGCCACTCAAGCCACTCAGATGGCACCTCTGCGTAATGCCTTAGCCCGTAAATTATTCCCTGAACACTTCTTGGCAGAGCAACTCCCGGGTAAGACACACCAAGCCCGAGGGTATCGCATGCTCTTATCTTGACCGGCATATTTGCTTGGCGCGCAAGTTTCATAAGCTCATTTGCAAACGGAACAACAAAGCCGTAAAAGTCTGCTCTTGTTATGTCCTCAAAATGGCAGCGCGGAATAATTCCATGTTCAAGCGCTGCTTCAACAATAGAAAGATACATCTCCATTGCCTGTTTTCTTGTCATGTTGAGCTTTTTGAATATATGATAGTCAGAGCAGGATACCAAAATTCCTGTCTCTTTGATGCCCATCTCTTTCACAATTTGAAAATCCTCTTTTCTTGCTCTTATCCATGAGGTAACCTCTGGATACCTGTAGCCTCTTTCCATACATTTTATAACAGCTTCTCTATCTTTTTTTGAATATAGGAAAAACTCTGTCTGACGGATCACGCCAGAGTCATTGTCAAGTTCAT from Caldicellulosiruptor kronotskyensis 2002 encodes the following:
- a CDS encoding DUF6922 domain-containing protein, yielding MKLPEDFKILFKNYNFEMLDTEKHKELIIKTVLAYGNWEHIEKLFTFYSFNEIKDVFLKDFYGVTELPIPTIYLWGSIFLDEKEYWEYRNIRSKMNLVEKWKQTRKIQK
- a CDS encoding nitrogenase component 1 → MATKLDSPLISKANRHVTINPPKMCQPIGAMYATLGIDKAVPLVQGSQGCCTYVRYQFNRHFKEPVNIAVTSFHEDAAVFGGRRNLIEGIRNLVFRYAPKVIGVVTTCSSETIGDDIEAFIKEAYKKVREELGDEVAQSVFVVPIHTPSYAGTHVKGYDTATISYIKYFAKSKEPNQKLYIIPGMINPGDIEEVKHLLNLMGVEYSVLFDISKTLNSPLMPPKPLYPEGGTPWQELEDCANGKAILALCPHAGGTGASYLESEFGVKSILGPFPVGVENTDKFIENVASIYEIEIPEEVKVERGLLLDAMADTCQYTMMRRAAVFGDPDIVIAVTRFLCELGMDVKVVETATPSPTFADEIKKIFDEYNIEGEILVDSDLYEFEYLAKEAGVEVILGNSKAVEVAKSVKCPVVRIGFPVYDRVGYFRYGITGYKGSIWLLDLIVNTILDYSYPHDKLHQ
- the nifH gene encoding nitrogenase iron protein, whose amino-acid sequence is MMRQIAIYGKGGIGKSTTTQNTVAALATLGKKVMIVGCDPKADSTRLILGVKSQVTVMDTVREVGESNVKLDKVMFTGFGGVRCVESGGPEPGVGCAGRGVITAINLLEELGAFTDDLDFVFYDVLGDVVCGGFAMPIREGKANEIYIVASGEMMALYAANNICRGILKFAETSGVRLGGIICNSRRVENEKELLEAFCKRLGTQLIKFIPRDNIVQKAEINRKTVIEYDPGSNQAKEYLDLAKRIIENDMFVIPKPMPMDELEKLIEEYGLAD
- a CDS encoding P-II family nitrogen regulator yields the protein MKMIRAIIRPEMQEKVVRALDSNGFVSMTKIDVFGRGKQKGIKTGNIVYDELPKTMIMMVVEDNDCQKVVDIILQNAYTGNFGDGKIFISPVEEAYTIRTGEKGL
- a CDS encoding P-II family nitrogen regulator, coding for MKKIECIIRPEKLEEVKDALNQLGIKGMTVSQVMGCGLQKGRTEYYRGVEININLLPKVKIELIVKDSEVDRIVDTIVKVARSGKIGDGKIFIYNVENAVRIRTGEQGETAI
- a CDS encoding ISL3 family transposase — translated: MLNHNYITELLKSKDIILHQVVESEKEVELHISQTQKPHKCPKCGSITSKIHDYRVQRVKDVPIMGKRTYLVLRKRRYVCKECGKKFFEHINFLGKRQRMTNRLAAYIISQLSSLSSMKEVARQTNVSVTTVMRLFDKVSPTKKIEDFSSEAICIDEFKGNAGGAKYQCIIVDPVKKQIVEILKDRRQDVLIEYFKRLKDRDKVKYFVCDMWRQFVETAKIYFKNAKIVIDKFHFTRYVYWALENVRKRVQKELEDNLRKYFKRSRKLLLKSYEELTAEQREELEVMFWYSRDLRKAHRLKEEFRKVLESSNSAQAKVELKKWIEAAERSGLSEFCRCIKVFRNWFSEIVNSFDVPYTNSVTEGFNNKIKVLKRNAFGYRNFERFRKRILYSCGS
- a CDS encoding nitrogenase component 1, which codes for MAIKAFLEQRQGHIVQSGIPQCSRPTIPGVMSQRACTYYGARWVLAPVRNSTHIVHAPADCAYYGQNVRKKNYLILSTDMNEKDVIFGAHEKLERCIEEAAKIFPEHSMIFVYSTCTSSQIGEEIKWVVEKVKEKVQKPIIPVEVPGFGGFSQSDGHHIAQKAIISYLSEYCKKESTQPFSVNIIGEYNVAGETRVIKKLLEKIGIEVICSYTGDCDADLMQKSTSAALNLLVCKSSGLLLAQFMRERYSIPFVDVSFYGLSNTVNSLKKISKFFGIEHKVEMVISEEYEKIRDKLEKYKKKIFGKKAIILLGGSRIGFMAGAFKEAGLEICVCGSQFGCNIDYETARFELPSALFIDDFNCAEIEEILLRIEPDVFIGGTREWYLAHKFGVPFLVFPQETKPYACFEGFLNMCEDLFKEIHAPVWRLI
- a CDS encoding beta/alpha barrel domain-containing protein; translated protein: MARVEFNPKTNLIEQAAYKYTLQDVPEPNLYREIFPYTEIPKIAFNHRHVPMFVPDEIWITDTTFRDGQQARSPYTVEQIVRLFDYLHELDNDSGVIRQTEFFLYSKKDREAVIKCMERGYRYPEVTSWIRARKEDFQIVKEMGIKETGILVSCSDYHIFKKLNMTRKQAMEMYLSIVEAALEHGIIPRCHFEDITRADFYGFVVPFANELMKLARQANMPVKIRACDTLGLGVSYPGVALPRSVQGIIYGLRHYAEVPSEWLEWHGHNDFYKAVVNSGTAWLYGASAVNCSLLGIGERTGNTPLEAMVIEYAQLRGTTKNMRLEVITEIADYFEKELDYEIPPRTPFVGRAFNATRAGIHADGILKDEEIYNIFDTKKILNRPIVIAVDAHSGLAGIAAWINTYFRLEGDKKIDKRDPRVAKIKEWVDREYENGRTTVIGDDELEMVVREVMPELFKMHESRVK
- a CDS encoding ammonium transporter, giving the protein MNRLIKNYKAFLITVGTIATLLLVTSIAKADQITPEKVATAIDNVWVLITAFLVFFMQAGFAMVEAGFTRAKNASNIVMKNLMDFAIGSVIFWLFGFAFMFGKDAGGFIGTSGFFLNDSFKHLGLSIPLTSFLMFQTVFAATAATIVSGAMAERTKFIAYCIYSAVISFIIYPVVGHWAWGGGWLSKLGFIDFAGSTVVHSVGGWAALIGAAMLGPRIGKYTKDGKINAIPGHSITLAALGTFILWFGWFGFNPGSTLSGMNEKIGDIAVNTNLAAAMGANLAMIYTWLKYKKPDVSMTLNGALAGLVAITAGCASVNPWGAAIIGGLAGILVVVSVEFIDKKLKIDDPVGAISVHGVCGSFGTLMVGLFATEGGLFYGGGIKQFLVQLAGVASTFIWTTVTTFILFAIIKLTVGLRVSEEEEIEGLDVTEHGATAYGDFVIKSQAVK
- a CDS encoding nitrogenase component I subunit alpha; translation: MPFVTLDCDRCIEERGKHTYITDRNNPVVPVCNVRTIPGDMTERGCAFAGARGVVGGPVKDVIQIVHGPIGCAYYTWSSRRHLSDSEFHRKYCFSTDMQEKDIVFGGEKKLYNAIIEANQQFPEAKAVFIYATCPTALIGDDLEAVAKKASKAIGKPVIAFNSPGFCGVSQSKGHHIANHTIFEKIVGTKELEDPTPYDVNIIGEYNIDGDYWVLEKLFTKIGLRIITAFTGNASYDNLCKMHYAKLNIVHCQRSATYIARLMKEKYGTPFIRVTLFGITETTNSLREIGKFFGIDKKVEEVIEEELESIMSRLEFFREKLRGKRAMIYVGAPRVWHWIPLMRDLGIEVVACATTFGHEDDYEKINARADDGVLVIDNPNELELEEVIEKYKPDIFLTGLKEKYLAHKIGVPSLNSHSYENGPYVAFEGLVNFARDLYKSLYAPVWKFVDRRWASQWQQNLIVR
- a CDS encoding P-II family nitrogen regulator, producing the protein MKEIVAIIRMNKVGVTKDVLAAAGYPAATFQKVMGRGKQRGLVGEVKAVEVDKATEMVLSSTAMEFIPKRMVTIIVDDRDVERVVNIITAVNRTGQIGDGKIFVLPVEDSIRIRTREKGYEALI
- a CDS encoding nucleotidyl transferase AbiEii/AbiGii toxin family protein, which translates into the protein MDMEVLDSVGYEICRNIAKSNLSKKFYLAGGTALALQLRHRKSYDLDFFQKEVSEKIEFEYIYNVLTQFFSKRDVNIVVKQVDQMTSTICGVKVSFIAYPFPLIEPLVQGDKIDIRLKGINLASPKEIALMKAYTIGRRPTFRDYIDLYFLLKKGIVTLEYILEKAPQKFVIEGESVFSKKLFLEQLMYTEDIIDKETALISVIGEAPKVGEIERFLTQQAKISIEKYIKKRGMLP